One Rhodothermales bacterium genomic window carries:
- the mutY gene encoding A/G-specific adenine glycosylase, which produces MTDAVPERDLPLFRDALLAWYDRVARTMPWRASNDPYRIWLSEIMLQQTRVDQALPYYERFVAAFPDLPALAGADLDAVLLNWEGLGYYSRARNLHAAARAMVDRHGGTVPDSYEAIRALPGIGPYTAAAVLSIAYGRPHAVLDGNVIRVLTRLFSIDDDVAGARTKRRLQEEADRLIDPSRPGDFNQAMMELGATCCTPRSPDCPRCPVAAFCSARAADRQAFFPVKTKKAPVPHVHHAVGIIRNEAGEYLIYQRPEDVMLGGLWTFPGGRQEPAESIEAACARALADSFSIQTLVAPPTHTLSHAYSHFKITLHACVCQEARIGDDLAGRRLRWAAPDAAEGLAFDRASRRLFEAIAT; this is translated from the coding sequence ATGACCGACGCCGTACCCGAGCGCGACCTCCCTCTGTTTCGGGATGCGCTGCTTGCCTGGTACGATCGGGTGGCGCGTACGATGCCGTGGCGTGCATCGAACGATCCCTACCGCATCTGGCTCTCGGAGATCATGCTCCAGCAGACGCGCGTCGATCAGGCCCTCCCCTATTACGAACGCTTCGTCGCCGCTTTTCCGGATCTGCCGGCGCTGGCCGGGGCCGATCTGGATGCGGTGCTGCTCAACTGGGAGGGGCTCGGGTACTACTCGCGCGCTCGCAACCTGCACGCCGCGGCCCGCGCGATGGTCGACCGGCACGGCGGGACCGTGCCCGACTCCTACGAAGCGATCCGGGCGCTGCCGGGCATCGGTCCGTACACGGCAGCGGCGGTGCTGTCCATCGCCTACGGGCGCCCCCATGCCGTGCTCGACGGCAACGTGATCCGCGTGCTCACCCGCCTGTTCAGCATCGACGACGACGTGGCCGGCGCGCGGACGAAACGCCGGCTTCAGGAGGAGGCCGATCGGCTGATCGATCCGTCGCGGCCCGGCGACTTCAACCAGGCGATGATGGAGCTCGGCGCGACGTGCTGCACGCCGCGCTCGCCCGACTGTCCCCGTTGCCCCGTCGCCGCGTTTTGCTCGGCGCGTGCGGCGGATCGACAGGCATTCTTTCCGGTCAAGACGAAAAAAGCGCCCGTCCCGCATGTCCACCATGCCGTCGGCATCATCCGGAACGAGGCCGGCGAATATTTAATCTACCAGCGTCCGGAGGACGTCATGCTGGGCGGACTGTGGACGTTTCCCGGCGGCCGCCAGGAGCCGGCGGAGTCCATCGAGGCCGCCTGCGCGCGCGCCCTGGCCGATTCCTTTTCCATCCAGACCCTCGTGGCGCCACCGACGCATACGCTCTCCCACGCGTATTCGCACTTCAAAATCACGCTCCACGCCTGCGTCTGCCAGGAAGCCCGGATCGGCGACGACCTCGCGGGGCGCAGGCTGCGCTGGGCAGCGCCCGACGCCGCCGAGGGCCTCGCCTTCGACCGGGCCAGTCGGCGCCTTTTCGAGGCCATCGCGACATAA